Proteins encoded together in one Bradyrhizobium sp. CB82 window:
- a CDS encoding LysR family transcriptional regulator, translated as MRYDLVDLRVFLAVLDEGNLSRGAQRCNLAPSSVSQRIRQLEDALGTPLLERNREGVSPTPAGTVLADYARKSFELLEQMHADMLPFSAGMPGRITLFANTNAVNSFLPDDLAIFFQHHPSVRIALEEKNSHDILAAVADRRADVGIVALQANHKELAFFPYRDDELVVLVPLSSPINKGRPVRFEECLREPFVNLQRGAAINTFLLSHAAALGATLDIRVQVPGYRAVAHLVSSGAGVSVVPRSAIEKEDEKRLAMLPLAEPWAQRNLRICVRQDAPANHHRDELVRILVECATAVATPA; from the coding sequence ATGCGTTACGATCTGGTCGATTTGAGAGTGTTTCTCGCGGTTCTCGACGAAGGAAACCTATCGCGCGGTGCTCAGCGGTGTAATCTGGCACCATCCTCTGTCAGCCAACGCATCAGGCAGCTCGAAGACGCTCTCGGTACCCCCCTTCTTGAACGAAATCGCGAGGGTGTCAGCCCCACGCCTGCCGGTACAGTTCTGGCTGACTATGCTCGCAAGTCATTCGAGCTGCTTGAGCAGATGCACGCCGATATGCTCCCATTCTCTGCGGGTATGCCCGGGAGGATCACACTGTTCGCGAATACCAATGCAGTTAATTCATTTCTCCCCGATGATCTTGCAATCTTCTTCCAGCATCATCCATCGGTGCGGATCGCACTCGAAGAGAAGAACAGCCACGACATACTGGCGGCGGTCGCAGACCGGCGCGCCGATGTCGGGATCGTCGCGCTTCAGGCCAACCATAAGGAACTAGCTTTCTTTCCGTATCGTGATGACGAGCTGGTGGTGCTCGTGCCGCTGAGTAGCCCGATCAATAAAGGCAGGCCGGTTCGTTTCGAGGAATGTCTTCGCGAGCCATTCGTTAATCTGCAACGTGGCGCGGCGATCAACACCTTCCTACTGAGCCATGCTGCGGCTCTTGGCGCCACGCTCGATATCCGCGTGCAGGTTCCCGGCTACCGGGCCGTTGCTCATCTTGTCTCATCAGGGGCTGGCGTCAGCGTTGTGCCCCGCTCGGCTATTGAGAAGGAAGATGAGAAGCGACTGGCGATGTTGCCTCTGGCGGAGCCGTGGGCGCAGCGAAACCTGCGAATTTGCGTCCGGCAAGACGCCCCGGCCAACCATCACCGCGACGAGCTCGTGAGGATCCTTGTCGAGTGCGCTACCGCGGTAGCGACGCCGGCCTAG
- a CDS encoding amidohydrolase family protein, translated as MSVSAIIDPHHHLWDLEKYSYPWLCQTGEPVAPIAGSLRSIMKSYSLADYREDSKRWNIVKDVHLDALSADILAETCWLQDMKNKTGFPTAIVAHADLEADNVDIVLASHAKSKAVRGIRQILNWHQDPRYSFIERSDLLRDPKWLKGFGLLKKYDFSFDLQLYPHQMMDAARVARDHEDTTIILNHTGMPLQRDAEGIQTWQDGMRALASVPSVHAKISGLGMVDPDWTVASIRPFVLKTIDYFGADRCMFASNFPVDKIYASFDRIYEAFFEIVKDLSDTDKKKLFHDNALRVYRL; from the coding sequence ATGTCCGTCAGCGCCATTATCGACCCCCATCATCACCTTTGGGATCTCGAAAAGTATTCCTATCCCTGGCTTTGCCAAACCGGCGAGCCTGTGGCTCCGATCGCAGGTAGCCTCCGGTCCATCATGAAATCCTACTCACTCGCGGACTATCGCGAGGATTCCAAACGATGGAATATCGTGAAAGACGTCCATCTCGACGCGCTCTCGGCCGACATTCTCGCCGAGACATGTTGGCTTCAGGACATGAAGAACAAGACAGGCTTCCCGACTGCCATCGTTGCGCACGCCGATCTCGAGGCCGACAATGTCGATATCGTTCTTGCAAGCCACGCGAAAAGCAAGGCGGTCCGGGGGATTCGCCAGATCCTCAACTGGCATCAGGATCCTCGCTACAGCTTCATCGAACGTTCGGACCTGCTGCGAGACCCGAAGTGGTTAAAGGGTTTTGGCCTGCTGAAGAAGTATGACTTCTCTTTCGATCTTCAGCTCTATCCTCACCAGATGATGGACGCAGCCCGCGTCGCCCGTGACCACGAGGACACGACCATCATCCTGAACCATACCGGAATGCCTCTTCAGCGGGATGCGGAAGGCATTCAGACATGGCAAGACGGCATGCGGGCACTGGCGTCCGTTCCAAGCGTCCATGCCAAGATCTCAGGCCTCGGAATGGTCGACCCGGACTGGACGGTTGCAAGCATTCGGCCGTTCGTCCTCAAGACGATCGACTATTTTGGGGCCGATCGGTGCATGTTCGCAAGCAACTTCCCAGTCGACAAGATCTACGCCAGCTTCGACCGAATCTATGAGGCTTTCTTCGAAATCGTGAAGGACTTATCCGATACCGACAAGAAGAAGCTCTTTCACGATAACGCGCTGCGGGTCTATCGACTTTGA
- a CDS encoding SDR family oxidoreductase, with product MQAKGNGMKDCVVLVTGAAGGVGIEVVRQLAENDAKIIATDIADQVHDLNRQFSGARITTVTGDVSKNVDVEKIFSAGEDKFGAVQALISNAGYMIAKALHETSEQDWDAVLAGNAKSFFLTAKRALPNMIAAKKGSITATGSISSVVGLPSQAAYCASKGAVLQFVRQLAVEYAGSGVRVNAVGPGAINTPFLTRYLNGLPDPKAGADAVKAAHPMKRWAEPDEVAKALVFLASDDAAFITGHILMVDGGYVAG from the coding sequence ATGCAGGCAAAAGGGAATGGTATGAAGGATTGCGTCGTACTCGTGACGGGAGCTGCCGGGGGCGTCGGCATCGAAGTCGTCCGTCAACTCGCCGAGAACGATGCCAAGATCATCGCGACGGACATTGCCGATCAGGTCCATGACCTGAATAGGCAATTCTCCGGCGCCCGGATAACGACGGTCACCGGCGACGTCTCGAAGAACGTCGATGTCGAGAAGATCTTCAGTGCTGGCGAGGACAAGTTTGGCGCTGTTCAAGCCCTCATCAGCAATGCCGGCTACATGATTGCCAAGGCGCTGCACGAAACCAGCGAGCAAGACTGGGATGCTGTCCTCGCGGGAAACGCGAAATCCTTTTTCCTGACTGCGAAGCGCGCTCTTCCAAACATGATCGCCGCCAAGAAGGGATCGATTACGGCGACCGGCTCCATCTCCAGCGTCGTCGGACTACCCTCTCAGGCCGCTTACTGCGCTTCGAAAGGCGCCGTTCTGCAGTTCGTCCGGCAACTAGCCGTTGAGTATGCCGGGTCGGGCGTCCGCGTCAACGCCGTCGGTCCGGGCGCGATCAATACGCCGTTCCTCACGCGATATCTGAATGGCCTTCCCGACCCGAAGGCTGGCGCGGATGCCGTGAAAGCCGCGCATCCGATGAAGCGTTGGGCCGAACCTGACGAAGTCGCGAAAGCCTTGGTTTTCCTGGCAAGTGACGACGCCGCCTTTATCACCGGCCACATTCTCATGGTTGATGGCGGATACGTTGCCGGTTGA
- a CDS encoding EthD family reductase, protein MNAKYAKRIGFLTKREDMTKEQFVQHWRTAHADLCKKIPGLKRYAINFIDRDVYPNAAYDGFSELWFESKEAHDASLSSPEGKTLLADLPNFTSTICGVVAYEERFIWPADDGLGTEARSNSGR, encoded by the coding sequence GTGAACGCGAAATACGCGAAACGTATTGGTTTTCTCACGAAGCGCGAAGACATGACGAAAGAGCAGTTCGTCCAGCATTGGCGAACCGCTCACGCGGACCTTTGCAAGAAGATCCCGGGGCTCAAGCGCTACGCGATCAACTTTATTGACCGCGATGTCTATCCCAATGCGGCCTACGACGGCTTTTCCGAGCTCTGGTTCGAGAGCAAGGAGGCCCATGACGCGTCCCTTTCGAGCCCCGAAGGCAAGACATTGTTGGCCGATCTTCCCAACTTCACCTCTACGATATGCGGAGTCGTCGCCTACGAGGAACGCTTCATCTGGCCGGCCGACGACGGGCTAGGCACTGAAGCGCGGTCGAACTCGGGCCGCTAA
- a CDS encoding LysR family transcriptional regulator, with the protein MDERQLKCFLVISESGSVTGAAERLDIAQPSLSQMLLRLEEELGSKLFQRTSRGVVLTEAGQVFREHARNIISDIERARDEIKAEDSYVRSEVTIGLPSSFATLIGAPLIAAAAQETPRVQLRLIEAMSGHIREWLTKGDLDVGVLYGIQDSRHLLLEQIAVEELFLVGPPNAFKHCDRHGFAEDAVDLSSVDTFPLIVPTGQHGLRRFVDERARSSQLKLNIQHEINSLTVIKHLVQSGHGYTLLAHAAISEELKRGELSAARIVKPVFRRGIFLARNPSQFVTRASVKASETLTNIAWDLIGRGDWLATRVKRSRISRPDDSFMRSSPRLVQVNKEFSLAQAAK; encoded by the coding sequence ATGGACGAGCGCCAACTTAAGTGCTTCCTGGTTATCTCAGAGTCGGGTTCGGTGACCGGAGCCGCCGAACGCTTGGATATTGCCCAACCGTCGTTGAGTCAGATGCTTCTCCGGCTCGAGGAGGAATTGGGCTCGAAGCTCTTTCAGCGAACGTCACGCGGGGTCGTGCTTACCGAGGCCGGACAAGTCTTCCGCGAGCACGCGCGCAACATCATTTCGGACATCGAGCGCGCTCGGGATGAGATCAAGGCGGAGGATAGCTATGTCCGATCGGAGGTCACGATTGGCTTGCCGAGCTCTTTTGCCACATTGATTGGCGCTCCCCTCATTGCTGCAGCTGCACAGGAGACACCGCGCGTGCAGTTGAGACTAATCGAGGCGATGTCAGGACATATCCGCGAGTGGCTGACCAAGGGCGACCTCGACGTTGGCGTTCTCTACGGGATTCAGGACAGCCGGCATCTGTTGCTGGAACAAATCGCTGTCGAAGAGCTTTTTCTGGTCGGTCCTCCGAACGCCTTCAAGCATTGCGACCGTCACGGTTTTGCTGAGGACGCCGTCGATCTCAGCTCAGTCGACACCTTTCCCCTCATTGTGCCGACAGGGCAACACGGCCTTCGGCGCTTCGTCGACGAGCGCGCACGCTCGTCCCAGCTGAAACTCAACATCCAACACGAGATCAATTCCCTCACCGTCATCAAGCACCTGGTTCAGAGCGGCCATGGCTATACCCTGCTCGCGCACGCGGCCATCTCCGAAGAACTAAAACGAGGCGAGTTGTCCGCTGCCCGGATCGTAAAACCCGTCTTTCGACGCGGGATATTCCTGGCCCGCAATCCGTCGCAATTCGTGACGCGCGCGTCGGTCAAAGCTTCCGAGACCCTGACAAACATCGCATGGGATCTCATTGGCCGGGGCGATTGGCTCGCCACGCGCGTCAAGCGTTCCAGGATCAGCCGTCCGGACGACAGCTTCATGAGATCGTCTCCGAGACTCGTTCAGGTGAACAAGGAATTCTCCCTAGCGCAGGCC